CATCATGGCCCTGCAGTACCATCCCGAGGGAGTCTCCCACCAAGAGTACATCAATGCCTTCTTCATCAAAGGCGGCGGCAAAGCTGGCATCGTAGGCAGTTAGGGCAGTAAATTTGTGCCCCTCTTGCTTGAATTGACGCAGTGTTGAACTGGTAACTTTAGACATATTGGGTACTTATAAAATTTTTTAGATAGGCAGTTATAAGGGAACTGGCGCACAAGTTCAACGATCCTGCTCGCCTTTCCGCTCAGCAAGATGGCCGGAAAACCTAATTAGGATAGGGAATTTAGTTGAAAGGAATCAGAGCGGCGTGAGTTCAGCTCGCAGGGCCGGCGTAAGCAGCGCGGCCAGGGGGGTGCCGCAAGGCAGTATCAGTTGGGGGGCCAAATCACTTAACGGTACCAGCACGAAACTGCGGGTTTTCATGCCGTAGTGGGGGACGGTTAATCTTGGGGTGTTAATCTGTTCATTGCCGTAGAGCAAGAGATCGAGATCTAATGTTCGTGGGCCCCAGCGTACCAGTCGCTGCCGGCCTTGTTCCTGCTCAATATGTTGCAGGGCATCCAGGAGCGCTATGGGGGCTAATTGGGTGCTAAAGCTGGCAACCCCATTAATATAATCTGGCTGGGGGACGTCCCCCATAGGAACAGAGCGATAATAGGGGGAACATGCGAATGTACCGGGCATCGCAAGTTGAGCCAGCGCCCGACAGGCGCTGTCCAACTGTGCTTTGGGATCGGTGAGGTTTGCACCGAGGGCGACAAATACCTTGGGCATATTACTCTGCGGCCGAACCATTGCTGCTATCGCTGCGTTTGCGACGACGAGGATTACGGTTGCGTTTACGGCCACCGGCTTTGGGGCCGGATTTCGCAATCACGGTACGGGTAGCTTCATCCGCTTGGACAAAGTTTTTCCACCAGTGGGCATTTTTGGCCACTGCGCCGCCTTCAGCTTCACCACGCAGTTGCAGTAAATCGTATGCTGCGCGGAATTTAGGGCTTTCCATCAGTTTGAAGGCTCGTGGGTTCTGACTGCGCTCAAAACGTAACTGCATCTGCCAGATATCTCGGGCAGGGGCGGTAAAGCGACGCGGAATACTGATGCTACGACACTGGTCTTCCAGAATATCACCCATGGCAGCAAAGCAGGCATCATACAGCGGCAAGCCACTTTCCAGGGCGATCTCTTCCGCCCGGGTCCGCAATGGGTACCATAACAGTGCAGCATAGAAGAACGCTGGGGTGACAGGTTTATCCTGATTGACCCGTGCATCGGTATTGGCCATCACCATCTGGATCATACGGGCAGCCGGATCTTTGGGGTTTTCTTTGATGCAGCTGTGCAGCAATGGGAATAAAGGCTGGAATAAGCCATATTCCTGCATCATTTCAAAGTTCGCTTCCCCTTTGCCAGCAAAAAACAACTTGAGAGCTTCTTCGTACATCCGGGCAGAAGGAATATCACTGAGCAGATGGGCCAGCTTACGGATAGGCGCCGCAGCAGAAGCATCGATTTGCATATTCAGTTTGGTGGCAAAGCGGACAGCCCGCAGCATGCGTACGGGATCTTCCCGGTAACGGGTTTCTGGATCGCCGATAAGCCGTAGGGTGCCGGATTTCAGATCCTGCAGACCGCCGCCATAGCTGCGGATGCTGAAGTCACTGATATCGTAGTACAGCGCATTGACGGTAAAGTCACGGCGCTCGGCATCTTCGTCGATGCTGCCGTACACATTGTCACGCAATAACCGACCAGAGGCATTGGCTTTGGAGGTTTTATCATTACCGTGGCTGTGGTGGCCGCGGAATGTGGCAACTTCGATAATATCGCGACCAAATACAATGTGAGCCAAACGGAACCGACGGCCGACTAAGCGGCAGTTGCGGAACAGTTTTTTAATATCTTCCGGTGTGGCATCGGTGACTACATCAAAATCTTTCGGTTCAAGCCCTAACAATAAATCCCGTACGCCACCGCCTACCAGGTAGGCTTTGTAGCCAGATTTATGTAGTCGATATAATACCTTGAGAGCATTTTCACTGATTTGTCTGCGGGAGATACTGTGGCTGTCACGGGGGACGATCTCCAGGCTCAGGCCTGAATCCAGGGTCTCAATTTCCTGATTTTTGCTGGTTTGGCTATCGTCAAACAGCTGTTTACAGAATTGGCTGATACGGCGAAAAATGGGACACCTCGGGATGTTATAAAGTAAAGGGTTAAAAACAGGCGGCTATTCTATACCAATTGACCGGCGATGAGTATATCAGCCCAGCAGGATCTCATGCCGGACTGGAATTCGGGATAAATCAAACTGGGTAACAGCCTGAGCCAGCATTTGACGGATATCCCCGCTCATCTCCACCGGTGACTGTCCTAAAAAGGCTAAAGCAGCTTGCAATGCAGGTTGTGGATGCCGTTTATCTACAGCTGTGGCATGGTTTTGTTTTGACAGTTTAAATCCTGGGGTTTCGCAGGCCAGCGGCAGGTGTAGCCATTGGGGAACGGGTAGGTTAAACATGTGGTACAGACTGATTTGTCTGACGGTGGCCTCGAGCAAATCAGCTCCGCGAACCACTTCTGTCATACCTTGATAGGCATCATCTAATACGACCGCCAATTGATAAGCGTACAAGCCATCACTGCGTTTGATAATAAAATCTTCTGTGGCGAAGGTAATATCCGTTGTGACCGGGCCTTGTAAATTATCAGTAAATTGGCTGATGCCTGCGCGGTTACGTATCCGCAGGGCGCCATCGCTGTGGGGCGTGGTTAATTGGCCGCAGCCACCGTCATAGGTTCCACCCATAGCTTTAATTTGTTTACGGCTGCAATGGCAAAAATAGGCATTATCCTGCGCAATCAGTTGCTGCAGATGATACTCATAGGCTTCTAACCGTTGACTTTGGTAAAGCAGAGGGCCATCCCAATGGAGACCACAACTTTCCAAGGTACGTAAAATATCATCAGCAGCCCCCGGCACTTCCCGAGGCGGGTCAATATCTTCAATGCGGACTTTCCACTGACCTTGCAGTGAGCGGGCGCGCAGATAACTGCCTAATGCGGCTACGAGAGAACCAAAATGTAATGCGCCGGATGGAGAGGGGGCAAAGCGCCCAATATAAGGAGAGTTATTCAAGATCGTACTTCAGATACAATGAGAGCGGGGAAGACCCCGCTCTTATTTTACAGGGATTAACCTGCCATTTGCTTTTCTCTGATCTCTGCCAGTGTTTTGCAGTCGATACAGAGGTCGGCGGTTGGGCGCGCTTCTAAGCGGCGGATGCCGATTTCGATACCGCAAGATTCGCAGAAGCCAAAATCGTCTTCTTCGATTTTCTGCAGTGTCTTCTCAATCTTCTTAATCAGCTTACGCTCTCTGTCACGTGCCCGTAGCTCAAGACTGAATTCCTCTTCCTGAGCTGCGCGGTCTACAGGATCTGGGAAGTTTGCGGCTTCATCCTGCATGTGGTTTACAGTGCGATCCACTTCTTCACGCAGTTGGTTACGCCAGGCATCTAAAATGGTCTTGAAGTGATCCATCTGCCGGTCGTTCATGTATTCCTCACCCGGTTTTTCCTGGTAAGGGTCTACACCTGCGATAGCGAGAACGCC
This region of Shewanella sp. NFH-SH190041 genomic DNA includes:
- the gluQRS gene encoding tRNA glutamyl-Q(34) synthetase GluQRS encodes the protein MNNSPYIGRFAPSPSGALHFGSLVAALGSYLRARSLQGQWKVRIEDIDPPREVPGAADDILRTLESCGLHWDGPLLYQSQRLEAYEYHLQQLIAQDNAYFCHCSRKQIKAMGGTYDGGCGQLTTPHSDGALRIRNRAGISQFTDNLQGPVTTDITFATEDFIIKRSDGLYAYQLAVVLDDAYQGMTEVVRGADLLEATVRQISLYHMFNLPVPQWLHLPLACETPGFKLSKQNHATAVDKRHPQPALQAALAFLGQSPVEMSGDIRQMLAQAVTQFDLSRIPVRHEILLG
- the pcnB gene encoding polynucleotide adenylyltransferase PcnB, giving the protein MFRRISQFCKQLFDDSQTSKNQEIETLDSGLSLEIVPRDSHSISRRQISENALKVLYRLHKSGYKAYLVGGGVRDLLLGLEPKDFDVVTDATPEDIKKLFRNCRLVGRRFRLAHIVFGRDIIEVATFRGHHSHGNDKTSKANASGRLLRDNVYGSIDEDAERRDFTVNALYYDISDFSIRSYGGGLQDLKSGTLRLIGDPETRYREDPVRMLRAVRFATKLNMQIDASAAAPIRKLAHLLSDIPSARMYEEALKLFFAGKGEANFEMMQEYGLFQPLFPLLHSCIKENPKDPAARMIQMVMANTDARVNQDKPVTPAFFYAALLWYPLRTRAEEIALESGLPLYDACFAAMGDILEDQCRSISIPRRFTAPARDIWQMQLRFERSQNPRAFKLMESPKFRAAYDLLQLRGEAEGGAVAKNAHWWKNFVQADEATRTVIAKSGPKAGGRKRNRNPRRRKRSDSSNGSAAE
- the dksA gene encoding RNA polymerase-binding protein DksA; translated protein: MPEGTKKLGVLAIAGVDPYQEKPGEEYMNDRQMDHFKTILDAWRNQLREEVDRTVNHMQDEAANFPDPVDRAAQEEEFSLELRARDRERKLIKKIEKTLQKIEEDDFGFCESCGIEIGIRRLEARPTADLCIDCKTLAEIREKQMAG
- the folK gene encoding 2-amino-4-hydroxy-6-hydroxymethyldihydropteridine diphosphokinase, with product MPKVFVALGANLTDPKAQLDSACRALAQLAMPGTFACSPYYRSVPMGDVPQPDYINGVASFSTQLAPIALLDALQHIEQEQGRQRLVRWGPRTLDLDLLLYGNEQINTPRLTVPHYGMKTRSFVLVPLSDLAPQLILPCGTPLAALLTPALRAELTPL